AGAGTATATAATCAGACTTTCCATACTACACCTTAGCGATGGAAGAATATCAGGAAAAACTCATTGCTGTCCGGGAGTTCCTTCGGGAAAAAAGCCCCCAACAGATGTCTATTTCTGCCATTTCCAGAAGTATGGGAATGAACAGGGGTACGGTATCCAAATACCTTGAGATTCTCAGGATTAACGGCCAGGTCACAATGGTGTATTATGGCAAATCAAAATTATATACAGTCTCCGATAGAATCCCGGCAGTATCACTCTTTGATTACACAACGGATATCATCATCATAATGGATGCAAATGCACGGATAATGACAGCGAATAAGAGTTTTTTTTCCAAATACAATAGACTAAATGAGAGAACACTCGTTGGATCCAACATTTTTCATTTAGGAATACCAATTTTTTCAGAGTCCTCAGTTCATAAAAATATCAACAGAATGATCAGAGGAGATAAATTTCTGCATGAAATGCAGTACATCGATGAGAGAAACAACCAGATATATTCAATAAAATTCATCCCGACCGTTTCCCTTGACGGAAACAAAAATTGCATGATCGCTCTGAGAGATATTACCGATCAGATACATACTGAAGAGGCTCTTTCCATCAGTGATGAAAAATTACGGACAATTTTTAAGAAAGTACCGAGCGGGATATTGTTTTTCAATGAATCGGGGAATATCATCAATGCGAACAGCGCATCCCTCAGGATGCTCGGGGTGGACAATTATCAGGATCTGATGAAGACAAATCTGTTTGATCTCTTCTGCCGGAAAGAAAAGATAATAAATGCTCTTTTTGACGGAGATATTGGCAAAATTGAATTTATTTGTGATTTTGAGCGTTTAAAGCGAGAACAGATAATGCCAACGTCAAGGTCGGGAATTGCATATTTTGAAGCGTCTTTCACCCATATCTCGAGTGAAACCGGATTTCGGGAGTATGCCACAATAATTATGGATGTTACGGCAGAAAGAATGGCAAAAAAAGAACTCAAATTTAATGAATCAAGATACCATTCATTCTTTAATTATACCTGTACAGGTGTTCTGATCTACCAGCCCGTAGACGGCGGAAACGATTTCATGATTAAAGATGTCAATCAGGCCCTTGAAATTATTTTACAGGTGAAAAAAGAGGAGATAATCGGAAAAAAACTCTTTGTTGCATTCCCCGACCTTCCAATCAGCAGCGTGCGTCTGGCGTTGAATCGGGTCAACAGCACAGAGATTCCCGAAGTTGTTCCGCCTCTCCAGTATATTAAGAATGAAACATCCCCGTGGCTCACTCATTTTATCTTTAAGCTGCCTACCGGGGAGATCGCCTCGTTTATGATGGATATCGCCAAGGATCTGAGGGAGGAAGTGACATATCGAAAAACCCTGTGTACTGAAAACGACTAGTCAGGTCCATCAGAGAAAGTGTGTTCTCCGGTGACATTAGATATCCGTCGAATAAAACCAGATTGCATTCAACCAATAGGTTCAAACACGGTTATATCGGCTTCTGATACAAATGCCAGGTATATTGCATATCATAAATCCCGACAGCTCTGGTAGCCATTATAAAAGGGAAAAATTCAGACAAGATATTTGCATAATATCAGAATAAATCTCGTAATTAAGTCGGGAATACCAGCTTTGCGAGAAATTATACTATTTATAGATGCGCATTTTATGCTATTGACCAGCAATAAAAGTGATAATTATATCTGAAAAAGTAAAGTTTTAATTGTGTAGGATGGAGTCCTGCATAAAAATGGCAGACGGCTTACTGCGTGCATGGACGGGGTTATCTGAAGTTCACTCCTGAAAGTTTGAGGATTCATAAGTGAACAACAGTCCTCACCCTATCCAAATAGAATAGGTTACCTGCAGTATTTAAATTTTGGCTCAGGTTCATGTACCGGTTATTCCTCTCTGTCAAAGAGACGATAATCATGGAAACAAAAGTAGGCTATTTCGCATCTTTGGAGCAGTATACTCCCTATAAAATAATAGGGAAATCTCTTTTATCTCCTATCATATGGAGGAGGACAGAATGAAAGAAACCGGAATTATCGACCTGTACAATAAAGCAAAAATCATCTACCCGGAT
Above is a window of Methanogenium organophilum DNA encoding:
- a CDS encoding PAS domain-containing protein — protein: MDANARIMTANKSFFSKYNRLNERTLVGSNIFHLGIPIFSESSVHKNINRMIRGDKFLHEMQYIDERNNQIYSIKFIPTVSLDGNKNCMIALRDITDQIHTEEALSISDEKLRTIFKKVPSGILFFNESGNIINANSASLRMLGVDNYQDLMKTNLFDLFCRKEKIINALFDGDIGKIEFICDFERLKREQIMPTSRSGIAYFEASFTHISSETGFREYATIIMDVTAERMAKKELKFNESRYHSFFNYTCTGVLIYQPVDGGNDFMIKDVNQALEIILQVKKEEIIGKKLFVAFPDLPISSVRLALNRVNSTEIPEVVPPLQYIKNETSPWLTHFIFKLPTGEIASFMMDIAKDLREEVTYRKTLCTEND